In one window of Flavobacterium ginsengisoli DNA:
- a CDS encoding aldo/keto reductase, protein MALGKLAEKWGSGFDDKIADELLNTAIDNGVNFIDTADVYENGLSETAVGRVVRSRSERIFVATKCGRQINPHVNEGYTPKVLQKFVEDSLKRTGLETLDLIQLHCPPTEVYYRPEIFELFDRLKEQGKILNLGVSVEKVEEALKAIEYSNVTTVQIIFNLFRQRPSELFFSEAKRKDIGIIARVPLASGLLTGKFDSKTTFKPQDHRNFNRNGEAFDKGETFSGIDYELGLKAVEQLKDLFPESKNLAAIALQWILSFDEISCIIPGASKTEHVLSNLSVYDTPKLTSEQIARNE, encoded by the coding sequence TTGGCACTTGGCAAGTTGGCGGAAAAATGGGGATCGGGTTTTGATGACAAAATAGCCGATGAACTTTTGAATACTGCTATTGATAATGGCGTAAACTTTATCGATACTGCCGATGTTTATGAAAACGGATTAAGCGAAACTGCCGTTGGAAGAGTGGTTCGCTCTCGTTCTGAACGTATTTTTGTTGCTACAAAATGCGGACGCCAAATAAATCCGCATGTAAATGAAGGATATACGCCAAAAGTGCTTCAGAAATTTGTTGAAGACAGTTTAAAAAGAACGGGATTAGAAACACTTGATTTGATTCAGTTGCATTGTCCGCCAACTGAAGTTTACTATCGCCCAGAAATATTTGAACTTTTTGACAGACTAAAAGAACAAGGAAAAATTCTTAATCTTGGCGTAAGTGTTGAAAAAGTAGAAGAAGCTCTAAAAGCAATCGAATATTCTAATGTAACAACGGTTCAGATTATTTTCAATTTGTTTCGTCAGCGTCCTTCTGAGTTATTTTTCTCAGAAGCCAAAAGGAAAGATATCGGAATTATTGCTCGAGTTCCTTTAGCAAGTGGACTTTTAACAGGTAAATTTGATTCGAAAACAACTTTTAAACCTCAGGATCACCGAAATTTTAATCGTAACGGAGAAGCATTTGATAAAGGCGAAACTTTTTCTGGAATTGACTATGAATTAGGTTTAAAAGCAGTTGAACAATTAAAAGACTTATTTCCAGAGTCAAAAAATCTCGCCGCAATTGCCCTTCAATGGATTTTAAGTTTCGATGAAATAAGCTGTATTATTCCTGGAGCATCAAAAACAGAACACGTTTTATCGAATTTATCTGTTTATGATACTCCAAAATTAACTTCAGAGCAGATTGCTCGCAATGAATAA